A stretch of Prunus dulcis chromosome 6, ALMONDv2, whole genome shotgun sequence DNA encodes these proteins:
- the LOC117630208 gene encoding receptor-like protein kinase HERK 1: MMGYRKFDLFIWVLSVLCLGWLCSGFNHSDIYLIDCGSPANTSVGDRVYVADNLASKFLSTPKDVVANTLKSITSFDDSPLFQTARIFTESSKYTFSISQSGRHWIRLYFYPFVFGGYDLSKAKFSVSTQNHVLLGDFSVQNGSVVKEFSVHVTSDSLVISLVITFTPSKNSFAFLNALEVVSVPDQLITDDAYTGSVKFQGLTTQALETSWRVNMGGPTVSFENDTLWRTWVPDQSFLVNADHANDFSNIAAVNYDPGLALATKDIAPQTVYGTLTEMKSADDPNSNFNVSWEFTVDPGFQYLVRFHFCDVVSKSLYQLYFNVYLDSLIVARDLDLSTLATNKLAVPYYRDYVTTSAAVSNKLRISIGPSSLKKAYPNAILNGLEIMKLNNSAGSLSGANSLVPSSNSSSKSNVGVIVGAGVGSFIAVVLAAILFVLYRRRKRLADQGHSKTWLPFSSNGTNSHTMGRKYGTTASAASNYSYRFPFGVVQEATNNFDESWVIGIGGFGKVYKGVLNDGTKVAVKRGNPRSQQGLAEFRTEIEMLSQFRHRHLVSLIGYCDDDSEMILVYEYMENGTLKSHLHGSGHPSLSWKQRLEVCIGAARGLHYLHTGCAKAIIHRDVKSANILLDENLMAKVADFGLSKRGPEIDQSHVSTAVKGSLGYLDPEYFRRKKLTEKSDVYSFGVVLFEVLCARSVLDPSLTKEMNLDEWAMEWQKKGQLEQIIDSTLAGKIRPDSLRKFGETAEKCLADYGVDRPSMGDVLWNLEYALQLQEAEIPGDAEENSTNTIGEQSPQVNNFQ, encoded by the exons ATGATGGGTTATAGGAAATTTGATCTGTTCATCTGGGTTTTATCAGTCTTGTGTTTGGGATGGTTGTGTAGTGGATTTAATCATTCAGACATTTACCTTATAGACTGTGGATCGCCTGCCAATACTTCAGTGGGTGACCGTGTCTATGTAGCAGATAATTTGGCTTCAAAATTTCTTTcaaccccaaaagatgttgTTGCCAATACTTTGAAATCAATCACTTCCTTTGATGATTCGCCGCTGTTTCAAACGGCAAGAATCTTTACTGAATCCTCAAAGTACACCTTTTCCATAAGCCAGAGTGGGAGACACTGGATCCGCCTTTACTTCTAtccatttgtttttggtggCTACGATTTGAGCAAAGCGAAGTTCTCTGTTTCCACCCAAAACCATGTTCTCCTTGGTGATTTCAGTGTTCAAAACGGTTCTGTTGTCAAAGAATTTTCAGTACATGTGACTTCAGATAGCCTTGTTATTAGCCTTGTTATTACCTTCACCCCTTCCAAGAATTCATTTGCATTCTTAAATGCCCTAGAAGTTGTTTCAGTCCCCGACCAACTGATCACTGATGATGCCTACACTGGGTCAGTTAAATTCCAGGGTTTGACGACTCAGGCTTTGGAGACATCTTGGAGGGTGAATATGGGTGGACCAACAGTGTCCTTTGAGAATGATACCCTGTGGAGAACTTGGGTTCCTGATCAAAGTTTTCTAGTAAATGCGGACCATGCCAATGATTTCTCAAATATTGCAGCTGTTAACTATGATCCGGGTCTGGCATTGGCAACCAAGGATATTGCTCCACAAACTGTCTATGGAACCCTCACTGAGATGAAATCCGCGGATGATCCCAACAGCAATTTCAATGTGAGCTGGGAGTTCACAGTGGATCCAGGATTTCAGTACCTTGTTCGGTTTCACTTTTGTGATGTAGTAAGTAAATCTCTCTATCAGCTGTACTTCAATGTATATCTTGACTCTTTGATTGTTGCTCGAGATCTTGATCTGAGTACTTTAGCAACTAATAAGTTGGCTGTGCCATATTATAGAGATTATGTCACAACATCTGCTGCTGTCAGCAATAAGCTTCGTATTAGTATTGGCCCTTCCTCATTAAAAAAGGCTTATCCCAATGCCATTCTAAATGGGCTTGAGATTATGAAATTGAACAATTCAGCAGGTAGCCTCAGTGGAGCAAACTCTCTGGTTCCTTCTTcaaattcaagttcaaaaaGTAACGTCGGAGTAATAGTGGGTGCCGGCGTTGGGTCATTTATTGCAGTGGTATTGGCTGCGATTCTCTTTGTTCTTTacagaagaaggaaaagactGGCAGACCAGGGCCATTCTAAGACATGGCTTCCCTTTTCCAGTAATGGAACCAATTCTCACACCATGGGAAGGAAATATGGAACAACTGCTAGCGCTGCTTCTAACTATAGCTATCGTTTTCCTTTTGGGGTTGTACAAGAGGCTACAAATAACTTTGATGAGAGTTGGGTTATTGGAATCGGTGGTTTTGGGAAGGTATACAAGGGAGTCTTAAATGATGGTACTAAAGTGGCTGTCAAGAGGGGAAATCCACGGTCTCAACAGGGACTTGCAGAGTTCAGGACTGAAATTGAGATGCTATCTCAATTCCGTCACCGCCATCTTGTCTCATTGATTGGGTATTGTGATGACGATAGTGAGATGATTCTGGTATATGAATATATGGAGAACGGAACCCTGAAGAGTCATCTCCATGGCTCAGGTCACCCCAGCTTAAGTTGGAAGCAAAGGCTTGAAGTATGCATTGGAGCAGCTAGAGGACTTCACTACCTTCACACTGGCTGTGCAAAAGCAATTATTCATCGTGACGTGAAATCTGCAAATATCTTGCTTGATGAAAACCTCATGGCCAAGGTTGCTGATTTTGGGCTTTCCAAGAGGGGGCCTGAAATCGATCAATCCC ATGTCAGTACAGCAGTGAAAGGGAGTCTTGGATACCTTGATCCTGAATAttttagaaggaaaaaactGACAGAGAAATCGGATGTGTACTCATTTGGGGTGGTTTTGTTTGAGGTCCTTTGTGCAAGATCTGTTCTAGATCCGTCCCTTACAAAGGAAATGAACTTGGATGAATGGGCAATGGAATGGCAGAAGAAAGGGCAGTTGGAGCAAATAATAGATTCTACCCTTGCAGGAAAAATCAGACCAGATTCTCTCAGGAAATTTGGAGAAACCGCCGAGAAATGCTTGGCTGACTATGGTGTTGACAGGCCCTCCATGGGAGATGTGTTGTGGAATCTAGAGTATGCCCTTCAACTTCAAGAGGCAGAAATTCCAGGTGATGCTGAAGAAAATAGTACCAATACGATTGGTGAGCAATCCCCGCAAGTCAACAACTTTCAATAA